The Methanomassiliicoccales archaeon DNA segment AATCATCCCGTGCACCCCGGAGGTCCGACTGGACGAGGGCGTGATCTCCCTGATGGCATATGGTGGGAGGTTGTGTGTCTTCTCCGGCCCTCGGAAAGCGGATTCGCCGCTGCCCGTGAACGTCCGAGACATGCACTACCGGGAACTGACGTTGGTGGGCAGCTACGGCAACTCCAGCCGGCACGGCCGGATGGCGGTGGACCTGTTGAGGGAAGGCGGTCTGGACACAGGCTGGCTCATCACCGGAACTTTTTCTCTGGAACAGGCGGAACAGGCCTTCGAGCACGCCTCGTCGAGGAAGGGTATGAAGGCCGTCATAAAGATCTGACGAACGGTGTTGCATATGGAGAACGAGCTGAAGGATTTCGGAGCCAAGGTCGACGCGCTGATCAGGGGAGAGCACATCGGGCGCGAGCATGCCCGGGACATGTTCCGGGAAGTGCTGCTGAACCGGCAGCCGGACCTGCAGCAGGGAGCCTTCCTGGCCGCGTTGACAGCTGTGGGTGCTTCCCCGGAAGAGATAGCCGGCAGCTGGGAGGCCATATACGAGATCGACACGGTCAAGGTCAGGCCGGAGGTCCCCGCCCCCCTGGTGGAGAACTGCGGCACCGGAATGGACCGCATAAAGACCTTCAACGTGAGCACCCTGGCCTCGGTCGTGGCCGCCGCTGACGGCGTGTACATGGCCAAGCACGGAGCCAGAGCCATAACATCCCGGTGCGGCATAGTGGACATCGCCGAGACCCTGGGCGTGGACGTGGAGTGCGAGCCGTCGGTGGTCAAGCGCAGCGTGGAGGTGGCCGGCATCGGCCTCTTCAACGGCATGAGCGCCAAGGTGCACCCGCAGGCCCTCTACCGCATCCTCTCGCAGATCCGTTTCGGCACCATACTGAACGTGGCTGGTTCCCTGGCCAACCCGGCCTCGCCGGAGATCGGGGTGCGCGGGGTATACTCGCCCGACCTGGTGTTGCCGCTGGCCAGGACCATGCGGGAGATCGGCTATCGCCAAGGCATCGTGGCCCACGGGCTGGACGCCAGCGGGACCCGGGGGATGGACGAGCTGTCGACGCTAGGGCGCAGCATGGTGGCGGAGTTCCATCAGGACGGGGAGATAACCACCTATGAGGTCACCCCGGAAAAGCTGGGGCTGCCCGTCGGGCAGGAGAGGTCGATACTCAGCAGCCTGGACCGGGAGGAGGAGGCGCTGCGCTTCATCAGGGTGCTGTCTGGAGAGGAGAAGGGAGCCCGCCGGGACATCGTAGCTCTCAACGCCGGCCCGATACTGTACCTGAACGGCAACGCCTCCTCGCTCAGCGAGGGCGTGGCCCGGGCCTTGGAAGTGCTGGATAGCGGGAAGGGCCTGAACAAGCTCAAGGACTGGGTCAGGGTGCAGAACTCCGCGGACGCGGGGTTGAAGCTGGAACGTCTGGAAAAGATGGTAACGACGGCCTCGGCCGTCTGAATCAGACCCGGCCGGCCTTCTGGTCCACTTCGGCCTTCATTTTGTACCAGCCGGACATGCGGTCCCTGTGCTCGTCCGAGGGGTCCTCGGCGGTGATGATGAGGGCGGCCATCTGCTCTTCCCCGTCCAGGTCCACCATGGGATACTCCACGCTCTTGATGATCCGCTGGACGAAGACCTTCAGGAACTCCACGTCCTCGACGGTGCAGCTGGTGGGCAGTCTCATCGTGAAAACATGCAATTT contains these protein-coding regions:
- the trpD gene encoding anthranilate phosphoribosyltransferase — protein: MENELKDFGAKVDALIRGEHIGREHARDMFREVLLNRQPDLQQGAFLAALTAVGASPEEIAGSWEAIYEIDTVKVRPEVPAPLVENCGTGMDRIKTFNVSTLASVVAAADGVYMAKHGARAITSRCGIVDIAETLGVDVECEPSVVKRSVEVAGIGLFNGMSAKVHPQALYRILSQIRFGTILNVAGSLANPASPEIGVRGVYSPDLVLPLARTMREIGYRQGIVAHGLDASGTRGMDELSTLGRSMVAEFHQDGEITTYEVTPEKLGLPVGQERSILSSLDREEEALRFIRVLSGEEKGARRDIVALNAGPILYLNGNASSLSEGVARALEVLDSGKGLNKLKDWVRVQNSADAGLKLERLEKMVTTASAV